A single Watersipora subatra chromosome 7, tzWatSuba1.1, whole genome shotgun sequence DNA region contains:
- the LOC137399484 gene encoding uncharacterized protein, with amino-acid sequence MCKQHGGDAIEVCDKCQLPVCIRCNRKEKNCQDALTDHAFSSLNAMKEEITAHFTRLLQSASEKLTEICKTNKYIWKVLDEEEVECAKRIQMIERFCDEQIEVIREESEKLKDQIYEYQKELTDQVESYNTELMAKKERLEKSCTEVQKWLRESHVTEKVEQKQQMTDKLVNNTDVKIDCPLTRTPALIHTGKQLVPLPKLAATPTSLTLMSEHSTNSVCCSAAYMGNEKLLLACSVGVKYLNKGSSEVIELPPREVTQIITSVQINSNNIYILECSRDNKSVMEITVYQCLSNVSQKEKLFSFKSKEISLAAVSKDYLVATKRDEKKLVVYDLFTKSTRFLTPTFWPFDLHFLSDGDLLALSTNSDTLIRYRIEDDQLITIWTCEGLLDPRTVTSDGDGFIYASSRRKTIYIISPEGERMKEISNDNLPDLCGQISVRGRDELAVPTWTKNSVCLFKIHH; translated from the exons ATGTGTAAACAACATGGTGGAGATGCGATTGAAGTCTGTGATAAATGTCAGCTTCCTGTCTGTATAAGATGTAATAGAAAAGAGAAGAACTGCCAAG ACGCTTTGACTGATCACGCATTCAGCTCGTTGAACGCCATGAAAGAGGAAATCACTGCACATTTCACCCGCCTACTTCAGTCTGCTAGCGAGAAGTTAACAGagatctgcaaaacaaacaaatatatatgGAAGGTTCTAGATGAGGAAGAGGTTGAGTGTGCTAAGAGAATACAAATGATTGAAAGATTCTGTGATGAACAG ATTGAAGTGATCAGAGAGGAAAGTGAGAAACTAAAGGATCAGATCTATGAGTACCAGAAAGAGCTGACAGATCAAGTAGAGTCATACAACACAGAGTTGATGGCTAAGAAAGAGAGACTGGAGAAGTCGTGTACAGAAGTACAAAAGTGGTTGAGAGAGAGTCATGTGACTGAGAAGGTGGAGCAGAAGCAACAGATGACAGACAAGCTGGTGAATAACACAGATGTAAAGATTGACTGCCCACTTACAAGGACTCCAGCCCTTATACATACTG GTAAGCAATTAGTTCCACTGCCAAAGTTGGCTGCTACTCCCACATCACTGACATTAATGTCTGAACACTCTACTAACAGTGTATGTTGCTCAGCTGCTTATATGGGAAATGAAAAACTTCTTCTGGCATGTTCTGTTGGAGTGAAATATCTGAATAAAGGCTCTTCAGAAGTGATCGAGCTTCCACCCAGAGAAGTAACCCAAATTATTACATCTGTTCAAATAAACAGTAACAACATTTACATTCTGGAGTGTAGTAGAGATAACAAGAGTGTAATGGAGATAACTGTTTATCAGTGCCTGTCTAATGTCAGCCAGAAAGAAAAGTTGTTTTCCTTCAAAAGTAAAGAAATATCACTTGCTGCTGTTAGCAAAGACTACTTAGTAGCTACTAAGCGTGATGAAAAGAAGTTAGTAGTCTACGACTTATTTACTAAATCAACCAGATTTCTAACTCCTACTTTTTGGCCATTTGATTTGCACTTCCTATCAGACGGAGACCTGCTAGCACTGAGCACGAATTCAGATACTCTTATTAGATACAGAATAGAAGATGATCAACTCATCACCATTTGGACCTGTGAAGGATTATTAGATCCTCGCACTGTTACCTCTGATGGAGATGGATTCATTTATGCCAGCTCAAGAAGAAAGACTATCTACATCATCTCTCCTGAAG GTGAGAGGATGAAAGAGATTAGTAATGATAATCTACCAGACTTGTGTGGACAAATAAGTGTTAGAGGAAGAGATGAGCTAGCGGTACCTACATGGACAAAGAATTCTGTGTGCCTGTTCAAGATACACCACTAA